A stretch of Pseudomonas sp. LS.1a DNA encodes these proteins:
- a CDS encoding PA2817 family protein yields the protein MEYHLQLLNHLRTILAALGEAEQVPEESHVLFLERFDELLTLLPQDPLQSQYLGQDLICQVIQRYPQIAHLVPRDLLWFFGGDCLHFMPDEELSLYQALEERRYECEQRGEPFDWLEQKQLLASTAADTRH from the coding sequence CTGGAATACCACCTGCAACTGCTGAATCACCTGCGCACCATCCTGGCAGCCCTGGGTGAGGCCGAGCAGGTACCGGAGGAAAGCCACGTCCTGTTTCTCGAACGCTTCGACGAGCTGCTGACCCTGCTGCCGCAAGATCCCCTGCAAAGCCAGTACCTGGGCCAGGACCTGATCTGCCAGGTGATCCAGCGCTACCCGCAAATCGCCCACCTGGTGCCACGCGACCTGCTGTGGTTCTTCGGTGGCGACTGCCTGCACTTCATGCCGGATGAAGAGCTGAGCCTGTACCAGGCCCTGGAAGAGCGCCGCTACGAATGCGAACAGCGTGGCGAACCGTTCGACTGGCTTGAGCAAAAGCAGTTGCTGGCTTCGACGGCAGCCGATACCCGCCACTGA